From a single Sphingobium sp. SCG-1 genomic region:
- a CDS encoding DUF779 domain-containing protein has protein sequence MQIPARVTITDVADALLNRLKQKHGPLMFHQSGGCCDGSAPMCYPAGEFRVGGQDVLLGYISDAVPVWMGAAQFEFWRHTQLTIDVVPGRGAGFSLESPEGFRFIVRSRVFTDEEATILDGAPSLSTGATGHSVMA, from the coding sequence ATGCAAATTCCAGCACGCGTGACGATTACCGACGTTGCCGATGCACTTCTGAACCGGCTTAAGCAAAAGCATGGCCCACTCATGTTCCATCAATCGGGTGGCTGTTGTGACGGCTCTGCGCCGATGTGCTACCCTGCCGGAGAATTTCGAGTCGGTGGTCAAGATGTTCTGTTAGGATATATTTCAGACGCGGTACCGGTGTGGATGGGCGCGGCACAGTTTGAATTTTGGAGACACACGCAACTGACGATCGATGTCGTGCCAGGCCGCGGCGCTGGATTCTCGCTTGAGAGTCCAGAGGGGTTTCGCTTCATAGTTCGCAGCCGCGTGTTTACCGATGAAGAGGCGACGATCCTCGATGGCGCTCCATCACTCTCCACCGGCGCAACCGGGCATTCGGTGATGGCCTGA
- a CDS encoding FIST N-terminal domain-containing protein yields the protein MRDDELVGAWQGAPVQKMKNEASILDGAVRVGTSCLDDTEQAVRSVLRQLEWPDLAGAMIFCSNRYDLSVVSNVLSECVQNVRVIGCTSAGELTPSGMDSGTITAIGFPDTDFSFTTAFIDNLETFDGIAAQKAIRTAAAKSIESSRRLGDKLNRAAIFLMDGLSHRDELVTVTVQDALGGIPMVGGSSGDRIAFRDAFVFHDGAFRSNCAVVGILSTLRPMKVFRAQYYVPRDEKMVITSANVANRIALELNAEPAALEYARLTGVSVADLGPEVFAAHPPMVRAGGEYYARSIQCVNPDNSLTFYCAIDEGIVMTLGESTDIVRELEQLFAGLADEVSGVDKIIGFDCVLNSIEVAHRQLTSAVSNLFAQQGVVGFSSYGEQFGSLHVNQTLTGLAIGK from the coding sequence ATGCGGGATGACGAACTGGTCGGAGCATGGCAGGGTGCCCCTGTGCAGAAAATGAAAAACGAAGCCTCCATCTTGGATGGCGCTGTTCGAGTCGGCACCTCGTGCCTAGACGACACGGAGCAGGCGGTGCGCTCGGTTCTGCGTCAACTCGAATGGCCGGATCTTGCCGGTGCGATGATTTTCTGCTCGAACCGCTATGACCTCTCGGTCGTATCCAATGTTTTGAGCGAATGCGTGCAGAATGTACGCGTAATTGGCTGCACCTCGGCTGGCGAACTTACGCCATCTGGAATGGATAGCGGCACGATAACAGCAATCGGTTTTCCGGACACCGATTTCTCGTTCACCACGGCTTTCATAGACAATCTCGAAACCTTCGACGGAATTGCCGCGCAGAAGGCAATCCGGACAGCCGCGGCAAAATCGATCGAAAGTTCGCGGCGCTTAGGTGATAAGCTAAATCGCGCTGCGATATTCCTGATGGACGGTCTTTCGCACCGCGACGAACTCGTCACTGTGACAGTCCAGGACGCGCTTGGCGGCATTCCCATGGTGGGTGGCTCGTCGGGGGACAGGATCGCTTTTCGCGACGCTTTCGTTTTTCACGATGGCGCGTTTAGAAGTAACTGCGCCGTCGTCGGCATTCTCTCGACGTTGCGACCCATGAAGGTTTTCCGAGCACAATATTATGTGCCGCGAGACGAGAAGATGGTCATCACGAGCGCGAATGTCGCCAACCGCATCGCTTTGGAACTCAACGCAGAGCCGGCTGCTCTTGAATATGCGCGGTTGACCGGTGTCTCGGTTGCGGATCTTGGGCCCGAGGTGTTCGCAGCCCATCCTCCGATGGTGCGGGCTGGCGGCGAATATTATGCGCGATCCATCCAATGCGTTAATCCCGACAATAGCCTCACTTTCTATTGCGCAATAGACGAAGGCATCGTCATGACGTTGGGTGAAAGCACGGATATTGTCCGGGAACTCGAGCAGTTATTTGCCGGATTGGCGGACGAGGTGTCGGGGGTGGACAAAATCATTGGATTCGATTGCGTCTTGAACTCGATTGAGGTGGCGCACCGGCAGTTGACATCCGCCGTGTCCAATCTTTTTGCGCAGCAAGGGGTTGTAGGATTTAGCTCTTATGGCGAGCAATTCGGCTCGCTGCATGTCAACCAGACGTTGACTGGTTTAGCGATCGGAAAATGA